Proteins encoded together in one Ipomoea triloba cultivar NCNSP0323 chromosome 4, ASM357664v1 window:
- the LOC116015862 gene encoding E3 ubiquitin-protein ligase MARCH8-like — protein sequence MSSSKMVECRICHDEDLDSTMETPCSCRGTLKYAHRRCVQRWCHAKGDTVCEICHQPFKPDYKAPPRIHCYGTLRRSAFYQRRRPDSVAISVERRWRPFFISISVELEMEAILVSISVELEMETKLVSNSVQLEMETIFGLHLQFDGDGNTAG from the exons ATGTCTTCAAGCAAGATGGTAGAGTGCAGGATATGCCATGATGAAGATTTGGATTCAACTATGGAGACTCCTTGCTCTTGCCGTGGTACCTTGAAG TATGCACATAGGCGATGTGTGCAAAGGTGGTGCCATGCAAAGGGTGACACTGTATGTGAGATTTGCCACCAG CCTTTCAAGCCTGACTATAAAGCACCTCCTCGTATTCATTGCTATGGGACCTTAAG GAGAAGTGCG TTCTACCAGAGAAGGCGACCCGACAGTGTCGCCATCTCCGTCGAACGGAGATGGAGACCATTTTTTATCTCCATCTCTGTCGAACTGGAGATGGAGGCCATTTTGGTCTCTATCTCCGTCGAACTGGAGATGGAGACAAAACTGGTCTCCAACTCCGTTCAACTGGAGATGGAgaccatttttggtcttcaTCTCCAGTTCGACGGAGATGGCAACACTGCCGGTTAA
- the LOC116017184 gene encoding uncharacterized protein LOC116017184, which yields MVKSCSIFILLFALSICLGLTPADSLHPREPLRVIVDLGKETLGSWKDGVLQDTTEVLGSSNKGLNGTLVLGGNRTRRPDILSGFHKYRGGWDIANKHYWASVGFTGAAGFIFAVLWFIAFGFALVVHHFCGWKINIKDEETHCSQKICLIVLIVFTCAAAIGCILLSVGQDEFHAEALDTLKYVVNQSDYTVQTLRNVSEYLSLAKTVNVAQIYLPSDVKDDIDHLNVDLINAADTLEEKTDESSGKIRRVFNIMRSALVTVAAVMLIISILGLCLSILGHQHAIHIFIISGWLLVVLTFVLCGVFVIVDNAISDTCMAMEEWVDNPHAETALSNILPCVDQRTTNRTLIKSKQVVVDVANVVNGFIDTYANANPTDPVNSNYYNQSGPFMPHLCYPYDSQLQDLPCPSEQVSVANASLVWQQYICNVSAYGFCSSVGRVTPDMYGHLVAALNVSYALEHYTLPLLDLQNCNFVRDTFRNITSDYCPPLEHYLRVVNAGLALISVGVMLSLALWVIYTNRPRREEVLAKLTSRLKSSCHGKRSSNSSNLDLSSRGTTPRNTVYTIQ from the exons ACCTAGGGAAGGAAACACTGGGATCTTGGAAGGATGGGGTGCTTCAAGATACCACTGAAGTGCTAGGTTCAAGCAATAAGGGGCTCAATGGTACACTTGTTTTGGGTGGAAACAGGACAAGGAGGCCAGACATTCTTTCTGGATTTCACAAATACAGAGGTGGATGGGATATTGCCAATAAACACTACTGGGCT TCTGTTGGTTTTACAGGTGCTGCTGGGTTCATTTTTGCTGTGCTATGGTTTATTGCTTTTGGATTTGCCCTGGTGGTGCACCATTTCTGCGGGTGGAAGATAAATATCAAGGATGAGGAAACACATTGTTCACAAAAAATTTGCTTAATCGTTCTTATTGTTTTCACTTGTGCTGCAGC GATTGGATGTATTCTTCTTTCCGTTGGACAAGATGAATTTCATGCTGAAGCTTTAGATACATTGAAATATGTTGTGAACCAGTCCGACTACACTGTGCAAACATTGAGAAATGTGTCGGAGTACCTATCACTTGCAAAAACTGTTAACGTGGCCCAGATTTACCTCCCTTCAGATGTTAAAGATGATATTGATCATTTGAACGTGGACTTGATTAATGCAGCTGATACACTAGAGGAGAAAACAGACGAAAGCTCAGGAAAAATAAGAAGAGTCTTCAATATTAT GCGGTCAGCACTGGTCACAGTTGCAGCAGTGATGCTTATCATCTCTATTCTTGGGCTTT GCTTATCTATCCTTGGCCATCAACATGCAATTCACAT ATTCATAATCAGTGGATGGTTGCTGGTGGTGTTGACCTTCGTTCTTTGTGGAGTTTTTGTCATCGTTGACAA TGCAATTTCCGACACCTGTATGGCCATGGAAGAATGGGTCGACAATCCTCACGCTGAAACTGCACTCAGCAACATCCTTCCTTGTGTTGACCAGAGAACCACAAACCGGACACTGATCAAGAGCAAACAAGTTGTCGTTGACGTTGCAAATGTTGTCAACGGATTTATAGACACCTATGCCAATGCCAATCCTACTGATCCAGTCAATTCTAATTATTACAACCAATCTGGACCTTTTATGCCTCATCTCTGTTATCCTTACGACTCCCAGCTGCAAGATTTGCCGTGTCCATCAGAACAGGTTTCTGTGGCAAATGCCTCATTG GTTTGGCAGCAATACATCTGCAATGTGTCTGCATATGGTTTCTGCAGCAGTGTTGGGAGGGTGACCCCCGATATGTATGGACATTTGGTGGCGGCATTAAACGTTAGCTATGCTCTCGAGCACTACACCCTGCCACTGCTCGACCTTCAGAACTGCAATTTTGTACGTGATACATTTCGAAACATCACCTCTGATTATTGTCCTCCCCTGGAACACTATCTCCGGGTCGTGAATGCAGGATTGGCTTTGATCTCTGTGGGAGTCATGCTTAGCCTCGCGCTTTGGGTTATATACACAAACCGCCCCAGAAGGGAGGAAGTTCTTGCAAAGCTTACTTCGAGATTAAAAAGCAGTTGTCATGGTAAGAGAAGTTCCAATAGTAGTAATCTCGATTTATCATCGCGAGGCACAACTCCAAGAAACACTGTTTATACAATACAGTAA